Proteins from a genomic interval of Caldicellulosiruptor diazotrophicus:
- a CDS encoding methyl-accepting chemotaxis protein, whose product MRLFRNLKISTKILAGFGIVLILILLMGTIAVTNINRINNAYKKVYQANVKAFIAIGNVLEGFERQRVNYRSILLARNSTEMNTYLQKTNEISNFYKTNLEEFSRLINEEDIKKEYQKLISLFGEYESLTNQIVELAKSDKKAAIDLLFKPSSAQLVTEVQNSINTLYDLEKKYIEESNLQNDALARSTVTSMIIIIILCIAISLFLGLIISSAISRPLSKMVFAAQKIADGDLTVDISVDSKDEVGILSEAFSKMVESLSQLIFSVKSSAEQVALGAKQLADASQSLAQGATDQASSIEELNASIEEVSAQTKQNSKNVEEATNFANQIRDDAKIGMQQMEEMMKAMEEINTASSNISKIIKTIDEIAFQTNILALNAAVEAARAGTYGKGFAVVAEEVRNLATRSANAAKETSSLIESTIKKIEVGDSIAKQTYTSLDRITKNIDKMAMIMNDIMYSSKEQSEAIAQITEGINQVANVVQSNSANSQETAAASEELFSQADVLKNLVEKFKTKN is encoded by the coding sequence ATGAGGTTATTTAGAAATCTTAAGATTTCTACAAAGATTTTAGCGGGGTTTGGAATAGTTTTAATTTTGATACTTTTAATGGGTACAATTGCTGTTACAAATATCAACAGAATAAACAATGCATATAAAAAGGTTTATCAAGCTAATGTGAAAGCATTTATTGCAATTGGCAATGTGCTTGAAGGTTTTGAACGACAGCGTGTAAACTATAGAAGTATTTTACTTGCGAGAAATTCTACAGAGATGAATACGTATCTTCAAAAAACTAATGAGATAAGTAATTTTTATAAAACAAATCTTGAAGAATTTTCAAGATTGATAAATGAAGAGGACATAAAAAAAGAATATCAAAAGTTGATTTCTTTATTTGGTGAATACGAGAGTCTAACAAATCAGATAGTTGAACTTGCAAAAAGTGATAAAAAAGCAGCAATTGACCTTTTGTTCAAGCCAAGTTCAGCCCAGCTTGTGACTGAAGTTCAAAACTCAATTAATACCCTCTATGATCTTGAAAAAAAATACATCGAAGAGTCAAACCTTCAAAATGATGCCCTTGCAAGAAGTACAGTAACATCAATGATAATAATAATTATTCTATGCATAGCAATATCTCTCTTTTTAGGACTGATTATTTCTTCAGCTATCAGCAGACCACTTTCTAAAATGGTTTTTGCTGCCCAGAAAATTGCAGATGGAGATTTAACAGTTGATATAAGTGTTGATTCAAAAGATGAGGTTGGGATTTTGTCAGAAGCTTTTTCTAAGATGGTAGAATCATTATCTCAGCTTATCTTTTCAGTAAAATCATCTGCAGAACAGGTTGCACTTGGTGCAAAACAGCTTGCGGATGCAAGTCAAAGTCTTGCTCAGGGTGCAACTGACCAGGCAAGCTCTATCGAGGAGCTAAATGCTTCAATAGAAGAGGTATCTGCTCAAACAAAACAGAATAGCAAAAACGTAGAAGAAGCAACTAATTTTGCTAACCAGATTAGGGATGATGCAAAAATAGGTATGCAGCAAATGGAAGAAATGATGAAGGCTATGGAAGAAATTAATACTGCTTCGTCCAATATATCAAAAATAATTAAGACAATAGATGAAATTGCTTTTCAGACAAATATATTAGCGCTCAACGCTGCGGTTGAAGCAGCAAGGGCAGGAACCTATGGAAAAGGTTTCGCTGTTGTAGCCGAAGAGGTAAGAAATTTGGCAACAAGGAGCGCAAATGCAGCAAAAGAGACAAGTAGTCTTATTGAATCTACCATCAAAAAGATTGAAGTAGGAGATAGCATTGCAAAACAGACATATACCTCGTTAGATAGGATTACAAAGAACATCGATAAAATGGCCATGATTATGAATGATATAATGTATTCTTCAAAAGAACAATCTGAAGCAATAGCTCAGATTACAGAGGGAATAAACCAAGTTGCCAATGTGGTACAGAGTAATTCAGCAAACTCTCAAGAGACAGCTGCAGCTTCAGAAGAACTTTTTAGCCAGGCAGATGTTCTTAAAAACCTTGTTGAAAAATTTAAGACAAAAAACTAA
- a CDS encoding ECF transporter S component yields MKNGVRFWVFSGVIIALVFVLTFTIRIPLMTGYFNIGDIVIILSSILFGKSIGFMGGSFGSALADIASGYTIYAPFTFVIKGLEGFICGLIFEKLKVKQKKWTPFIISTMLSGIFMAMGYFLSEAFVLKYLSSALNINRSLQFGLKVALANLPFNLLQGVLSAIISIILAVPLYNNKFIGKMKT; encoded by the coding sequence ATGAAAAACGGAGTGAGGTTTTGGGTATTTTCTGGGGTAATAATTGCTCTTGTTTTTGTTTTAACATTTACAATCCGAATACCACTTATGACAGGATATTTTAACATTGGCGACATTGTAATAATACTTTCTTCTATTTTATTTGGAAAAAGTATAGGGTTTATGGGCGGAAGTTTTGGTTCTGCCCTTGCGGATATTGCTTCTGGTTATACCATTTATGCTCCTTTTACTTTTGTCATCAAGGGACTTGAAGGGTTTATCTGTGGACTGATTTTCGAAAAATTAAAAGTGAAACAGAAGAAGTGGACACCTTTTATTATTTCGACAATGCTAAGTGGCATTTTTATGGCAATGGGATATTTTTTGTCAGAAGCTTTTGTGTTAAAATATCTTTCATCAGCATTAAATATTAATAGAAGTTTACAATTTGGACTTAAAGTAGCTCTTGCGAATTTGCCTTTTAATTTGCTACAGGGTGTTTTATCTGCAATAATTTCCATAATATTAGCTGTTCCTCTTTATAATAATAAATTTATTGGGAAGATGAAAACTTGA
- a CDS encoding DUF6873 family GME fold protein yields MRYLKFPYIPEHKVTHVLLDKRAYNKFIYALEDLGVKIVICESCDDLYPAISSHPDIFYFHYEGNLIFAAPNSPRKTTDELRKLGFNIIFGEKAVLGKYPEDVRYNIAKVSTKVFHNFEFTDRIVAKKIEEDNLQRIHIKQGYTKCSTLIVNTNAIITSDRGIYKKALENRIDCLLISPGFIKLEGLNYGFIGGCGGLINKNLMAFNGDISMHPDYLSIKNFLKKYDIEILSVAGLQLSDIGSIIPLCQE; encoded by the coding sequence TTGAGATACTTAAAATTTCCATATATACCAGAACATAAAGTTACGCACGTTTTGCTTGATAAAAGAGCGTATAATAAGTTTATCTATGCGTTGGAAGATTTGGGTGTAAAAATAGTGATTTGTGAAAGCTGTGATGACCTTTATCCTGCAATATCTTCTCACCCTGACATATTTTATTTTCATTATGAAGGAAATTTAATCTTTGCCGCTCCCAATTCGCCGAGAAAAACCACAGATGAACTAAGAAAACTTGGGTTTAATATAATATTTGGAGAGAAAGCTGTTTTGGGAAAATATCCTGAGGATGTAAGGTACAATATCGCAAAAGTTAGCACAAAAGTCTTTCACAATTTTGAATTTACTGATAGAATAGTAGCAAAAAAAATCGAAGAAGATAACCTTCAAAGGATTCATATAAAACAAGGGTATACTAAATGTTCAACCTTGATTGTAAATACAAATGCAATTATTACCTCTGATAGAGGGATTTATAAAAAAGCTTTAGAAAATAGGATAGATTGTTTGCTTATATCTCCCGGTTTTATTAAATTGGAAGGACTTAACTATGGCTTTATTGGTGGATGTGGGGGATTAATTAACAAAAATCTTATGGCTTTTAATGGTGATATTTCAATGCATCCAGATTATTTGAGTATAAAGAATTTTCTTAAAAAGTATGATATTGAAATCTTGAGTGTTGCGGGTTTGCAGCTTTCAGATATAGGTTCTATCATTCCTTTGTGTCAGGAGTAG
- the ytxC gene encoding putative sporulation protein YtxC: protein MQILSLGVADDPVFVYESLKRQLDRNENVKGLFIEPNQCGSITFYGIFLSDDELKKNFDLNAYERVKYFIADAIANVIIEYTREKFLFKLIKQDYYFLDEIEAKKIFQESQKRLNELTHSQSFSKVKFEIIKKVLDYLDSNFEFNFEGFLTFRLKEYIKTIQSIVEDVTNKYLLEREYFQFINLLRYFTDVQESKIEYVDVIPTTKMYLIIDKEGNEIKDEFYDILSRNFKLNLSKEDILLSRLISLSPQNIVFHNHHDVTIPSDVLEILSLVFDKKLQFCSSCKKKYVDSFSSKSED from the coding sequence ATGCAAATATTGAGTTTGGGAGTGGCAGATGACCCTGTTTTTGTATATGAGAGTTTAAAAAGACAGTTGGATAGAAACGAAAATGTAAAAGGACTTTTCATTGAGCCAAATCAATGTGGTAGTATTACGTTTTATGGTATTTTTTTAAGCGACGATGAACTCAAAAAAAATTTCGATTTAAATGCTTATGAGAGAGTAAAATATTTTATTGCTGATGCTATAGCAAATGTAATTATTGAGTACACCAGAGAAAAGTTTCTTTTTAAACTTATAAAGCAAGATTATTATTTTTTAGACGAAATAGAAGCGAAAAAAATATTTCAAGAAAGTCAAAAAAGATTAAATGAACTGACACATTCACAGAGTTTTTCAAAGGTAAAGTTTGAAATAATAAAGAAGGTTCTTGACTATTTAGACTCTAATTTTGAATTTAATTTTGAAGGTTTCTTGACCTTCAGATTAAAAGAATATATAAAGACAATTCAAAGTATTGTGGAAGATGTTACAAATAAATATCTGCTGGAAAGGGAATATTTTCAATTTATAAATCTTTTGAGATATTTTACCGACGTTCAAGAATCGAAAATAGAGTATGTAGATGTCATTCCGACTACTAAAATGTATTTGATTATTGACAAGGAAGGAAATGAGATAAAAGACGAGTTTTATGATATTTTATCAAGAAATTTCAAATTAAATCTTTCAAAAGAAGATATACTTCTAAGTAGACTAATTTCGCTCTCCCCTCAAAATATTGTTTTTCACAATCACCATGATGTAACTATTCCATCTGATGTACTTGAGATTCTTTCTCTTGTATTTGATAAGAAACTTCAATTTTGCTCTTCTTGTAAGAAAAAATATGTAGATAGTTTTTCGTCTAAAAGTGAGGATTAG
- a CDS encoding YerC/YecD family TrpR-related protein codes for MNEKLKSEMTDHLFEAILELRTIEECYNFFEDLCTVKEIQELSQRFEVAKLLFEGTKYSDITKRTGASPATISRVNRCLNYGADGYRTVLIRLKQKSGLDDEK; via the coding sequence ATGAATGAAAAACTAAAGAGTGAGATGACAGATCATCTTTTTGAAGCAATACTTGAACTGAGGACAATAGAGGAATGTTATAATTTTTTTGAAGATTTGTGTACGGTAAAGGAGATTCAGGAGCTTTCTCAAAGATTTGAGGTTGCAAAACTTCTATTTGAGGGTACAAAGTATAGTGACATTACAAAAAGAACAGGTGCATCTCCTGCTACAATTAGCAGAGTAAACAGGTGTCTAAACTATGGAGCTGACGGCTACAGAACTGTGCTTATCAGACTTAAACAAAAATCAGGATTGGATGATGAAAAGTGA
- a CDS encoding THUMP domain-containing class I SAM-dependent RNA methyltransferase, protein MIELFVATPLGTESVTRGELIRLGYKNLKVENGRIFVSAELEDIPKLNINLRTPNRIFAILDKFKAQTFDELFDGVYSYSWHEILPKDAKILVTGRTEKSKLFSIRSCQSITKKAIVEKLKSKYNVNLLEETGQLFKIEIAMINDWAYLLFDTTGDSLHKRGYRKLISKAPLKENIAATIIFLTRWQDDEEVFWDPFCGCGTIAIEAAMIARNIAPGINRTFLAEKNGFISQQEWKRSRLEAIERIDYQKKFEILSSDIEESMIHIAKANAKEIGVDKDIRFFRADARKIKKPSNKGIIVTNPPYGQRIDDMDIFELYRDFGRCLKTFDNWRFFVLSAYSKIEKAFGRKADKNRKIYNGKIKTYLYFYFTLK, encoded by the coding sequence GTGATAGAACTTTTTGTGGCGACGCCTTTAGGTACAGAGTCAGTTACAAGGGGAGAGCTAATAAGGTTGGGGTATAAAAACTTAAAAGTTGAAAATGGGAGAATTTTTGTGTCAGCTGAGCTTGAAGACATTCCAAAGCTCAATATAAATTTAAGAACGCCAAATAGAATTTTTGCTATCTTGGATAAGTTCAAGGCTCAGACTTTTGATGAACTATTTGATGGAGTGTACAGCTACTCTTGGCACGAAATACTACCAAAAGATGCGAAGATTTTGGTAACTGGCAGAACAGAAAAATCCAAACTGTTTAGTATAAGGTCATGTCAATCTATAACTAAAAAAGCAATAGTTGAAAAACTAAAATCAAAATACAATGTAAACTTGCTTGAAGAGACTGGACAGCTATTCAAGATAGAAATTGCCATGATAAATGACTGGGCTTATCTGCTTTTTGATACAACAGGCGATTCTCTTCACAAAAGAGGTTATCGTAAACTTATTTCTAAAGCGCCTTTGAAAGAAAACATTGCAGCAACTATAATTTTTCTTACCAGATGGCAAGACGATGAAGAAGTATTTTGGGACCCATTTTGCGGCTGTGGAACCATAGCGATTGAAGCAGCAATGATTGCCAGAAACATAGCTCCTGGGATTAACAGGACATTTTTGGCTGAAAAAAATGGCTTTATTTCACAGCAGGAATGGAAAAGATCAAGGCTTGAGGCAATTGAAAGGATTGATTATCAAAAAAAGTTTGAGATACTATCTTCTGATATTGAGGAGAGTATGATACACATTGCAAAGGCAAACGCAAAGGAGATTGGTGTAGATAAAGACATAAGATTTTTCAGGGCAGATGCAAGGAAAATTAAAAAACCATCAAATAAAGGTATAATTGTAACAAACCCGCCGTATGGACAGAGGATTGACGACATGGATATATTTGAGCTTTATAGGGATTTTGGCAGATGTCTTAAAACATTTGATAACTGGCGCTTTTTTGTGTTATCGGCATATAGCAAAATTGAAAAAGCATTTGGCAGAAAAGCAGATAAAAACAGGAAGATTTATAATGGGAAGATAAAAACTTATCTTTATTTCTATTTCACTTTAAAATAA
- a CDS encoding S1C family serine protease has product MKNIAKMFIFELIVIFILSNIVFAQTIVVTPKEIDGKTYVDIDSLKDFLNFDYTKMQNSLIIQKKDLSISEVIDKVNKSVVAIIGDSKKIKADDFYYSKIPAGLSHGSGVVVDKNGLILTNNHVIEDLKQPYVIFYDAKAYKATVLYSDKEIDLAILKVNRSNLTPIEIESPKNIYVGQEVLAIGTPLFLGWRNSVTKGIISGLNRPVDEVYTFLQTDASINPGNSGGPLVNMQGKLVGINTLGIDYWQGINFAIPAENILYFLDHYKKFGRIRRCYSGLEFEDSWLSYVGLPSNLGLKIIDVKADSPLKGFAQENDILVSIDNYPINSIAEYNQTLMKYLPGDKVKIKIKRNGKILEKEVILKEWPTSK; this is encoded by the coding sequence ATGAAAAATATTGCTAAAATGTTTATTTTTGAGCTTATTGTAATATTTATTCTCTCAAACATTGTATTCGCCCAAACTATTGTAGTTACTCCAAAAGAGATTGACGGAAAAACCTATGTTGATATTGACTCTTTAAAAGATTTCTTAAACTTTGATTACACCAAAATGCAAAATAGCTTGATAATTCAGAAAAAAGACCTGTCCATAAGTGAAGTAATTGACAAAGTGAACAAGTCTGTTGTAGCAATCATTGGTGATAGTAAAAAGATAAAAGCTGATGACTTTTACTACAGTAAAATTCCAGCGGGACTTTCTCATGGCTCTGGCGTTGTAGTTGACAAAAATGGACTAATTTTGACAAACAACCATGTAATTGAAGACTTAAAACAACCTTATGTTATCTTCTACGATGCCAAGGCTTACAAGGCAACTGTACTTTATAGCGACAAAGAAATTGACCTTGCAATTTTGAAAGTCAACCGAAGCAATCTTACCCCAATTGAAATTGAAAGCCCTAAAAATATTTATGTAGGTCAGGAAGTTTTGGCAATAGGCACACCGCTTTTTTTGGGATGGCGAAATAGCGTCACAAAAGGAATAATTAGCGGGCTTAACAGACCTGTAGATGAAGTCTATACATTTTTGCAAACAGATGCAAGTATCAATCCAGGCAACAGCGGCGGTCCACTTGTTAACATGCAGGGAAAACTTGTAGGAATAAATACTCTCGGTATTGATTACTGGCAAGGAATTAACTTTGCAATCCCTGCAGAAAATATACTTTATTTTCTTGACCATTACAAAAAGTTTGGTAGAATCAGAAGATGTTACTCAGGTCTTGAGTTTGAAGACAGTTGGCTCTCGTATGTTGGGCTTCCGTCTAACCTTGGTCTTAAAATTATAGATGTAAAAGCAGATAGTCCTTTAAAAGGATTTGCTCAAGAAAATGATATACTTGTTTCAATTGACAACTACCCTATCAATTCAATTGCAGAATACAATCAAACCCTTATGAAATATCTTCCTGGTGACAAGGTAAAGATAAAAATCAAAAGAAACGGCAAAATTCTCGAAAAAGAAGTTATTTTGAAAGAGTGGCCAACAAGCAAATAG
- a CDS encoding 4Fe-4S binding protein — MRKAVLDKEMCDRSPFCPASRSCKFGAIKRNVRGFFDVEIVIDKEKCTGCGVCTRFCPQGAIKMVEE, encoded by the coding sequence ATGAGAAAAGCAGTATTGGACAAAGAAATGTGTGATAGGTCTCCTTTTTGTCCTGCTTCGCGGTCATGTAAGTTTGGTGCAATAAAAAGAAATGTAAGAGGATTTTTTGATGTAGAAATTGTAATTGACAAAGAAAAGTGTACAGGATGCGGTGTATGTACGAGGTTTTGTCCGCAAGGGGCTATAAAGATGGTTGAAGAGTAG
- a CDS encoding metal-sensitive transcriptional regulator codes for MSENERKDEVLSRLKNIKGHIEGIIKMVEEEKECEDIMLQIIAVKKALEKVGYYIIESHAEKCLSDVENKAQVQKILNIMMKFLS; via the coding sequence GTGTCTGAGAATGAAAGGAAAGATGAGGTTCTTTCAAGACTTAAAAATATCAAAGGGCACATAGAAGGAATTATTAAAATGGTAGAAGAAGAAAAAGAATGTGAAGATATAATGCTTCAGATAATTGCTGTTAAGAAAGCTTTGGAAAAAGTAGGGTATTATATTATTGAAAGCCATGCTGAAAAGTGTTTGTCTGATGTTGAAAACAAGGCTCAAGTCCAAAAAATATTGAATATAATGATGAAATTTTTAAGTTGA